From a single Aspergillus puulaauensis MK2 DNA, chromosome 2, nearly complete sequence genomic region:
- a CDS encoding Zn(II)2Cys6 transcription factor (COG:K;~EggNog:ENOG410Q1NG;~InterPro:IPR036864,IPR007219,IPR001138;~PFAM:PF00172,PF04082;~go_function: GO:0000981 - DNA-binding transcription factor activity, RNA polymerase II-specific [Evidence IEA];~go_function: GO:0003677 - DNA binding [Evidence IEA];~go_function: GO:0008270 - zinc ion binding [Evidence IEA];~go_process: GO:0006351 - transcription, DNA-templated [Evidence IEA];~go_process: GO:0006355 - regulation of transcription, DNA-templated [Evidence IEA]): MPPKISAGERPKRRRRVYACDSCYRKKIKCDGALPKCDWCHHHSIPCTYARNEDLDRSRKPQDTKLKSPPTSDVSTPIEQEQVQDLFRSAYPTPGPQAVAPQGFGATICFAGQSLGSIGGFNGLPVFSAAGIEWIKARTGEEVTLDWYRTLPIQSSPRGSPQRLPLPDIRLLRQLLENYQKTISYRLFPVINAACFEYTIRAAYNHELSEISPGPASARACIFAFMALSSFSAGTGTESTITYTDKFAQEVYDLLPDLVSESVTLDGLQAILMLSFCCQAVSADILKIELLLSSAARYVFHLKGNICPKPTDADGDPLLAKLHVRNLFWISFMFDKILGLRTGLQPLFDTTSCDLTLPSPDGVHGHDPAAFITLIRLCIVQAEIYRGLYCVPALTKSDAELIATIRTLDNTLEEWWSTVRVFSSDRYPDSIMADFLFGMQYHYCMSAIHQTSSRCTAWVLNQDTRAAGSSLAVSISAGRSLLNKFLDAKPHLLGHHLMFCLPELTVSTIHVFSNILMNPLEVSSATDLHLMRSALTHLRKHLWQQAPESFTVQVRLVESFMADLQRLAECAIRKACAEARAGLGE, encoded by the exons ATGCCACCCAAGATCTCCGCTGGTGAGCGACCGAAGCGGCGCCGTCGTGTGTATGCCTGCGACTCGTGCTACAGGAAGAAG ATTAAATGCGATGGCGCGTTGCCCAAGTGTGATTGGTGCCACCACCACAGCATCCCTTGCACGTATGCCCGCAATGAAGACCTCGACCGGTCGCGCAAGCCACAGGATACCAAGCTCAA GTCTCCCCCTACATCAGACGTGAGCACACCAATCGAACAAG AACAAGTCCAGGATCTCTTTCGGTCTGCGTACCCCACACCCGGTCCACAGGCTGTGGCACCACAGGGGTTTGGAGCGACCATCTGCTTCGCCGGACAATCCCTGGGGAGTATCGGTGGGTTCAACGGCCTGCCTGTgttttctgctgctggaatcGAGTGGATCAAGGCTCGCACTGGCGAAGAAGTCACTCTCGACTGGTATCGCACACTGCCGATTCAATCCTCCCCTCGTGGCAGTCCCCAGCGCTTGCCACTCCCTGACATCAGGCTTCTCCGGCAGTTGCTGGAGAATTACCAGAAGACTATATCGTATCGCCTGTTTCCCGTTATTAACGCAGCGTGCTTCGAATACACCATCCGAGCGGCCTACAACCATGAATTGTCTGAGATATCGCCCGGCCCTGCCAGCGCCAGGGCATGTATCTTTGCTTTTATGGCGCTGAGTTCGTTTAGCGCAGGCACTGGGACGGAAAGTACCATCACGTACACTGACAAGTTTGCCCAAGAGGTGTATGATCTATTGCCAGACCTCGTTTCAGAGTCGGTTACGCTGGACGGGTTGCAGGCCATCCTCATGCTG TCCTTCTGCTGTCAGGCTGTATCTGCCGATATCCTGAAGATAGAGCTCCTGTTATCCTCCGCAGCCCGATACGTCTTCCACCTCAAAGGCAACATCTGCCCTAAGCCCACCGACGCAGACGGCGACCCCCTTCTCGCAAAGCTACACGTCCGCAACCTCTTCTGGATCAGCTTCATGTTCGATAAAATCCTCGGTCTGCGCACTGGTCTCCAGCCTCTCTTCGACACTACAAGCTGCGATCTCACCCTGCCCTCCCCGGACGGCGTTCACGGCCACGACCCAGCAGCCTTCATCACCCTGATCCGCCTCTGCATCGTCCAAGCAGAAATCTACCGGGGCCTTTACTGCGTCCCAGCCCTGACCAAAAGCGACGCCGAGCTCATTGCCACAATCCGAACCCTCGATAATACGCTGGAAGAATGGTGGTCCACAGTCCGTGTATTCTCGTCCGACCGCTACCCAGACTCCATCATGGCGGACTTCCTCTTCGGAATGCAGTACCACTACTGCATGAGCGCGATCCATCAAACGAGCAGTCGCTGCACGGCATGGGTTCTAAACCAGGATACGCGCGCGGCCGGCTCAAGTCTCGCGGTTAGTATCAGCGCTGGCCGCTCGCTACTAAATAAATTCCTCGACGCGAAGCCGCATCTATTAGGACATCATCTCAT GTTCTGCCTCCCCGAACTAACCGTCTCAACAATCCACGtcttctccaacatcctcatGAACCCGCTCGAGGTCTCCAGCGCCACAGACCTGCATCTCATGCGCTCGGCCCTCACGCACCTCCGTAAGCATCTCTGGCAGCAGGCGCCGGAGTCGTTCACGGTGCAGGTGCGTCTTGTTGAGAGCTTTATGGCGGATTTGCAGCGGCTGGCGGAGTGTGCGATTCGGAAGGCCTGCGCCGAGGCGAGGGCTGGACTTGGGGAGTAG